From the genome of Rhodoligotrophos appendicifer, one region includes:
- a CDS encoding undecaprenyl-diphosphate phosphatase, giving the protein MEISQYLEALLLGIVEGLTEFIPVSSTGHLILVGSLLGFQGPPGKVFEVVIQLGAILAVVTVYFQKLWAVFIGLPRNILARRFAIAVFLGFLPAAIIGALTHSFIKEMLFNPLVVCVALILGGFAILAVERLVHVVKWDRVEDFPISLSLRIGLFQCLALIPGVSRSGATILGSLMMGVDRRTAAEFSFFVAIPTMLGATVYDLYKNRDVLDVDGLSLILVGFVAAFFAALLVVRSVLAFITRYGFTPFAYYRIGLGSFMLVWFLFLSHIR; this is encoded by the coding sequence CCGGCCATCTGATTCTTGTAGGATCGCTGCTAGGGTTCCAGGGTCCGCCGGGAAAAGTGTTCGAAGTGGTCATCCAGCTTGGCGCTATCTTAGCCGTGGTGACAGTTTATTTTCAGAAACTTTGGGCCGTTTTTATCGGTCTCCCACGGAACATCCTTGCCCGCAGATTCGCGATCGCAGTATTCCTCGGATTTTTGCCAGCAGCGATTATCGGTGCCCTGACTCACAGCTTCATCAAAGAGATGTTGTTCAATCCCTTGGTAGTCTGCGTTGCGCTGATCCTAGGCGGATTCGCCATTCTGGCCGTGGAGCGGCTAGTTCACGTCGTCAAGTGGGACCGTGTCGAAGACTTCCCCATCTCATTGTCATTGCGCATCGGACTGTTTCAATGTCTTGCGCTGATTCCGGGGGTTTCGAGGTCGGGGGCGACGATCCTTGGCTCTCTGATGATGGGCGTCGATCGTCGAACTGCTGCAGAGTTTAGCTTCTTCGTGGCGATACCAACAATGTTGGGCGCCACTGTTTATGACCTTTATAAGAACCGTGACGTCCTTGATGTTGATGGACTAAGTCTCATTCTCGTCGGCTTCGTTGCGGCATTCTTCGCGGCCTTGCTGGTGGTCCGAAGTGTCCTGGCGTTTATCACGCGGTACGGCTTCACACCGTTTGCTTATTATCGGATCGGTCTGGGATCCTTCATGTTGGTCTGGTTTCTGTTCCTGAGCCATATAAGGTAA
- a CDS encoding aldo/keto reductase, whose translation MQRKGFGPLGVAVARIGQGTWYMDQADRATAIRALRRGIDLGMTHIDTAELYGSGAAETVVGEAISGRRDEVFLVSKVIPTNASRRGTIMACEASLRRLGTDHLDCYLLHWPGHHRIEDTVAAFHELHTQGKIRSWGVSNFDVGDLETLIGVTGPEGPACNQVLYHLQERDIEHAVLPWCSAHGVSVVGYSPFGHNGLMSRHQGWKVLEEVATDHGVTARQVVLAFLTRDREVFAIPKAASLLHVEENSGAGDLTLTPEELARIDKAFPLAARRASLPMI comes from the coding sequence ATGCAGAGGAAGGGCTTTGGACCTTTGGGCGTGGCCGTGGCAAGAATCGGCCAAGGCACGTGGTACATGGACCAGGCGGACCGGGCCACAGCCATTCGAGCCTTACGTCGTGGCATCGATCTCGGGATGACGCACATCGATACTGCAGAGTTATATGGCTCGGGCGCGGCAGAAACCGTTGTTGGTGAAGCCATCTCTGGACGGCGCGACGAGGTGTTTCTCGTGTCGAAGGTGATCCCCACCAACGCGTCGAGGCGCGGCACCATCATGGCATGCGAGGCCTCGCTGAGGCGGCTTGGCACTGATCACCTAGATTGTTATTTGCTCCATTGGCCAGGGCATCATCGAATCGAAGACACCGTCGCTGCTTTTCACGAACTGCACACGCAGGGAAAAATTCGCAGTTGGGGTGTCAGTAATTTTGATGTTGGGGATTTGGAAACCCTTATTGGCGTTACGGGACCCGAGGGGCCAGCCTGCAACCAGGTCCTCTACCATCTTCAAGAACGTGACATTGAGCATGCTGTGCTGCCATGGTGCAGCGCTCATGGAGTGAGCGTCGTGGGCTATAGTCCCTTCGGACACAACGGTCTCATGTCTCGTCACCAGGGCTGGAAAGTGCTGGAGGAGGTCGCCACCGACCATGGCGTTACGGCGAGGCAAGTTGTCCTTGCATTCTTGACGCGTGATCGAGAGGTATTCGCGATTCCGAAGGCGGCAAGTCTCCTCCACGTGGAGGAGAATTCCGGTGCGGGTGATTTAACGCTGACGCCGGAAGAATTGGCACGTATTGATAAGGCGTTTCCGCTTGCTGCGCGGCGGGCATCTTTGCCCATGATCTAA
- a CDS encoding Crp/Fnr family transcriptional regulator has product MASVPHTLRMIPLFNDLDDETVLSIDRRCLWIHYAPLQTIIEQDDGSRDILFVTQGFARVIIYAPSGAVVSFRDIAAGTFIGELAAIDGRPRSASVEAIDTTVAGRMAAEHFHHVLASHPAVSMALIKHMAQAIRGLTERVYEFSTLAVRNRIQAELLRLGRPDPAKPNEYLIDPAPTHGEFASRVSSHREAVTRELNRLERLGILDRRARSLRILDLPRLARLVREAAEE; this is encoded by the coding sequence ATGGCGAGCGTTCCGCATACCCTTCGGATGATACCGCTGTTCAACGATCTGGACGACGAGACGGTGCTTTCGATTGATCGCCGCTGTCTCTGGATACATTACGCGCCGTTGCAGACGATCATCGAGCAAGACGATGGCTCGCGTGACATTCTATTCGTGACCCAAGGCTTTGCGAGAGTCATAATCTATGCACCGTCGGGTGCTGTTGTTAGTTTCCGAGACATTGCGGCAGGGACCTTTATTGGCGAACTTGCTGCTATAGACGGCCGCCCCAGATCTGCCAGCGTTGAGGCCATAGACACAACTGTTGCAGGCAGAATGGCTGCCGAGCACTTTCACCATGTTCTAGCCTCGCATCCCGCAGTTTCCATGGCTCTCATAAAACACATGGCCCAGGCGATCCGGGGTCTTACAGAACGTGTCTACGAATTTAGTACCTTGGCCGTTCGAAACCGCATTCAAGCCGAATTATTGCGTTTGGGCCGGCCCGATCCTGCTAAACCTAACGAGTACTTGATCGATCCTGCACCGACGCACGGCGAGTTTGCAAGTCGCGTCAGCAGTCATCGCGAGGCGGTAACCCGGGAGCTGAACCGCCTTGAACGCCTCGGGATCCTCGATCGGCGTGCTAGAAGCTTGCGGATCCTTGATCTCCCACGCTTAGCTCGTCTCGTCCGGGAAGCCGCCGAAGAGTAG